From the Helianthus annuus cultivar XRQ/B chromosome 17, HanXRQr2.0-SUNRISE, whole genome shotgun sequence genome, the window CCCCGCCCCATTTTGGCCGAAAATAAAGTTATCGGGCCTAAATATGTTACCATATGGCCCGGTACGTAGACTGTCCATTGTACCGGGCTCAAGGTCTACCAAGACCGCTCTAGGTACATATCTTCCACCACTAGCCTCGTTATAGTACACATTCACCCTTTCTAGTTGGACGTGAGTGTTACCAACGTATTTTCCAGTTGCATCGATACCGTGCTCGTCGCAAACAACCTCCCAAAACTTGCCACCGATCTGGTTACCACATTGTCCAGCTTGAACATGAAGAATTTCTCTCATTTTATTGAGTATAAAATTTAGGAAATTACTTTATTAAAGGAGACTAAAGGGAAAAGAGGAATGGAACAATGAAGGATGAATGAGAAATGAGGGGTTTTGTAGTGAAAATTGTGATGGAGACCATGATATTTTAATTCTGATATTTTTGGGACATAAAATAAGAGTAATAATTTTGAGAAAATAATTAAAATAGTAATTTCCATGTGGGTGTGTTTTtgttttgtataaaaaaaaataatgaggTGGAAATGAGTAGACACAGGTGAGTGGCCTTTCCTTTTCTATCATTTTTCTCATAAATCTTATGTCAAtgtaataaataataatgtattttagtaacttatttatttatataatattgATTTTTCATCACTAATTGAactattatatattataattataatgaATGGAAAGAATATTacattatttttaataaaaaaataagcaCTTGTTGGTGTGTTAGTAATGGGATGGACATGGCATGCGTTTAAATAATTCTTAGAGTCATATTTGATTGTAAAAGTGTGTCTTGTACGGATCATGTATCCATTATTTATTATCTGTCATGTTTAAATTTGAGATTTTTATTACTTAGAACCTGATTTTAACTCACCCGATAAACTAACTTAAAATGTAAAGTACTCAACTAGACTTCTATttattctttatttttattttttttataatctaAGTTACTTAACAATTTTAAAATACTATCTATTATACTGTAAAAGTTATACAACATAGTAATATGCAAGTAAACCCATAAATAAAGGATTTGATAGCTAACCCCATATCCAAATGTCTGAATTTTCATCGTCAAGTTTAATCAGTTTTTTTATCATCCCAACTTATATGTTGAGTTTATAGAGACTATAACTAACTACTCAAGGGCATCAAGGACATTTGAGGACATTTGAGTTTATCATCCCAACTTATATGTAGAGTAGAATATACATCTAAACTGCATTATGGAGTTAGAAATATCATGTAATAGTTCTACATGTCGTGTCGGCTGTCACTTGTATACAGTTGAAGGATCCAATGTTCTAACTTCATATAATTATTGTAAATTATTAGCAACTTATAATTCATTTTCTTACTTAAATGTcaacttcatcttcatctttcAGTATCTGCTTAATAATaactgaaaataaaaaaactgATAAAGACTCTTAATTTGTAACCATATGCATTTAGAAAATGATTGTTTattctttacccaaaaaaaatgattgtttattttgcATTAAAAAAacgattgtttttttttttcatcaaaaGTATCATCTCATTCATTTATTAATCCAACTCTAAATTTTTTTATTCTAGAGTTAGATATTTTACTATCATTACAAATGATATATTGTAGTTTCATATTTATATAGAcatatatttaaatttaaatattaattcATTCGGCTGTTGAAATTCATTCGATTCATCCAACCAGTAAACAAATAATGCAGTTGGTTCATGGGAATTCTTCATATATTCCAAACAAATTTGACTAAATCATCGTTGTAACTTCAGATGTAGACCATAAGATCAGCATTTGATCAATCGTCCAAACGCTTGTTAGATCTATGGTGACTGACTTTGATGATTGTCATTAACCCCTAAACAAGTACTTTAGTTACAACACCTTATGTACCAAGTCACATCATGGACATTTACAAGACCTTATTGAATTGCAATAAATTGATAGAATATTCATATTTAAGTTGGTGTGGTTGTAATGGTGTTGTCAACTAGTTAATTAGCTTTATCAACATCTAAAGCAATTCAATTAGAAGGGTAAGTTGTCTTCCTCCTAATTATGTTATCATCTCATATATCTTAGGTGTTCTTTCACTTCATTCACAACTTCACATTACTTTAGTAGATGTTCTTTCGATTCAAAAACAATATCTCAATTCGTATTCATGTTACGTTGAAAGTTGAAACAAGTCGAATCTCTTTTAAGTTGAAACATCAAACAAAATTTTGGTTAAAGTTTTTCCCTAAAATTCATATACAACATGTATTGAAATAAAATTGAACTCTTTTAACCAACGATATGCTTACCTAATATTTTTAACTTTTACTCATCAGAACCCTTAAATACGAATAAATGAGTTGAATTAATAAACTCTCATAATGGTTTAGATCTTGTCAATGAAGTGTGTTATTCATTGATTGTATGAGGTAGCTGGCTAGCTATAAGATGATGTTTCACAAAAGAACAAACACCGTTgaggaaaaataataaaatacaaGTAAACAAGTAACATGGTAGGTCATGGAGAGCATGAGGGGCACATGGTGCATGCCAGCTTACACATGGACAAGATTTCAGATGCAGATTGGTTCCCACAAATAATGTCATAGGAAAATACTTATGTTGTTCAGGACAAAATTGCAAACAGCTTGATCCATCCTAGCTAATAAGATGCTCCAAGTAATGAGTTACtgattaatatttttattatcttTTGCTGCACCAGTTACATGTTGTATAGGTCACGTATTTTTTTAACCATGAGAACCAGTTATTGAATCTACATGACCCCACCGATATCATGCTAACCAACAGGATAAGATAAAACGCAGAGCTTGCGCCAGACATGTGCCTTTTAAGAGTGTTAAAACACAAAAGACCAGTGAAAGCTTGCTTCGAATCTAAGACCTCTTCATATGTTGCATCAAGATGGTAAAAGAAGTTAAAAAAACCCGATGTTCctatcccaaaaaaaaaaaaaaaataaataaaaaaaataaaaattccaTGAAAACAACTTAAGATAATAGCATATGGTGATTGTGATATCTAAGAAAACATCACGTCTCAGTAACGATCAAATATCTAGTTTATTGACCATGCTAATAACAGAGTTATGCTAAACCTACAAGCTTCTGTCACATCACAGTCCGTGTGGGTCTGATTTGCAATCGAAGTGATGGGTCTTGATTAAGCTTGATAATAGAACAGTAGAATGGTTGTCTTAAAAGAAAGAAATACAAatacaaaacttattttatgtAAATCTGAGGTGAACAAAGAAGCCTACAATTCAGAAGTTTCGAATGGTAGTATCACTCACTAAATGCGTCTTGTTGCATTACTGATCACACCGGCCACTAAGTCCATGATCACTTCATGCACGCAGCACACACCTTATTCCTACAAAATATGGTGTGCAGATTATACACTGTAAAAAGAAAGTTAAAGATATCAACTatagatacatacatacattacataaaTATGGACAACAACATGAATATCTTAATAGAGTAATTCCTCAAATACAGGGTCAACATTTTGTCCCCATTTTCCATGATACAGTTCCAGAAGCTTCTCTGCTGGTGTTAAACCTGCAGCATAGAGATAGATACACATGTACATCAGATTTTTCTGGTTGAGTTGACACTTCAATACTCTTTTTAGCTAAAATGGAATCAGGTCAAGTAGGTTGAAACTTGAAAGTCACCCAAAGTATACAAAACCTTCTAAATCCGTTTATTAAAGTATAATACTGATTATCGTAAGGATGTTTAACGCAATACTTATATACAATTGTCAAAAAAGAAAAGACGAGAAATAAGAAGCATAATTCACCTGTTCTGACCACCTCTGCTACTTCATTTAAGAACCCTGTTTCTTTATATCCTCTTCTCTCCAGGCCATCCTGAATTAACGGtgattgttaaaaaaaaaaaaaaaaaaaaaaaaaaaaaaaactataaatgGGTTGGTTCACCAACATGACTAGACTAGAGGGTATGAATCAGAGTTTTAAGTCACCTTTGCTAACTGCAAAACTTCTTCAGCAACATGTTTCAGCAATCCATCACGGAATGGGGTTTTCAGACCAGTTACAGGCACCTGAAAAACATTATCATACAGCATGTATGATGAGAAAACAGTTCCATAAGTAAGAAATTTGCTTTTTACATGCTCAAATTACCTTATTTCTCAACATCTGTCTTTCGCCTTGAGTCCAATCGGCTGTCATGTCCAAAACATTTTGCAGAGAAATATCATCATACAATATGCCCACCTGAAGTTCAGGTGCACTACAATGAGGTCTAATAAAAATACACCGTCCTTGatgatttaattaattaaaataaaacaagaCAAACTATCCATCAGATGATTTACCCAAAAAGCAGGCAATGCACATAACCTCCTCCATGGCCCTCCATCAGCACCCCTCATTTCCAAATACCTTTTAAGTCTCACCTGAAACAGCATTGTCAGTATATTGGAAAAGTCCACTTTAATGTGTTCTTAAGTAACATACCTCCGGAAATATTGTTGTGAGGTGATTCTCCCAATCATTGAGAGTTGGATATTCTCCGGGAATCGAAGGGAGTTTTCCGGCGAGGAAGTCCTGTAAATAAATTATGACTGTTATTCGCACAAACAGCTTAGTTAAATAATTAATTTGACTATTAGGGATATAGTCGAACCCTGAAGGACAATCCCGCACAGTCGATATACTTTTTCTTCCGATAAACAAAATACATAGGGACATCGAGAGCATATTCAACATATTGCTCAAATCTGATGTCATCAAATAGAGGGCATATTAGTATAAGGTATAACCTTTCTTGtgaatataaataaaataaaataaaataaaataatccaTTTTGTATTGAATCAGAAATGACTATTGAatcataacaaaattacccaaAGGAATCATCAAAGACAAAAGGAAGCATTCCAGAACGATTATTATCGGTGTCTGTCCATATTTGGCTGATAAAAGAATTTAGCACTGTCACTATATATTCCCATTGGTATTAGATAAATAAATATTATTGGCATAAAATATCTAGCAGGTTTAGTAGAAAATCACCTCCTCATGCTGAGATAACCATTCGGCTTTCCTTCTGTAAATGGCGAATTAGCAAACAGTGCTGTAGCGATCTGATTCATAATAAACCAGTGAGATACACAAGCTGAGATAACCAACCCATTAATAAAATGGTGGAAAAAGCCATCTACAATATATATACAACCAGAAGTGAAGATAACAACGCATATACTCACAGGTTGTAAAGCAAGACCAGCACGGAATTTTCTTATCATGTCAGCTTCAGAAGAGAAGTCCAAGTTAACCTATTAATGACATACATGCACTTACTTACCTTCATATTATAAAACAAAATGGAGAAATAGTTCAAATaaagtttaaagaaaataaaCTCACCTGAACAGTACATGTCCTGAACATCATGTCAAGTCCAAGAGAACCAACTTTAGGCATGTAATTCCGCATAATCTCGTATCTTCCCTGTGCCAACATACAATGTCAGCATATTTTAATGTTACTAACTATTGAGATACTACACATCACCATTGAGAAAACCaaactaaaaatattttttttaccttGGGCATTACTGGTATATCTTTCCTTTCCCATTTAGGTTGAAAACCAATTCCAATAAACCCGATTCCCATCTCTTCAGCAACAGCTTTAACCTGTAACGTAAGGCCCCGCCGCCCCACATGTGTATAATTGTCAATTTCAAGACATGGTAAAAGTAAAACATACATGATTCTGTATTCTGTAGGAGGTGCAAGTAAAAAAAAAGTAGGCAAATTAACGTATCGCAATTTTTATGTAAAGATTACATATACAAACCTGGTAAAGGTGTGAATTAACTTCTGCACAAGTTTGATGGAGAGTTTCAAGAGGCGCACCACTCAGCTCAAACTGACCACCAGGTTCCAGAGATATACTTTGTTTTCCctaaaaaagatttaaaataaatgatTTAAAGGTACACGAAAATTGCAAAGctgttttgaaataaaaatgtGTAAGGTATATAAAAAACATCTTAGGTATTTTTTGTAAACACTGACGTTTTTTGTTAGCATAAACAGAGTTTTAATTTCTGTTTGACAACAAAGTGAAATAGCATTTTCAACATGACcatttcctgaaaacacaggCATTAGCGAAACACCATTTTACAATTCATAGCTGCCATTTACAAATTTCTGTAACTTTTTAAGTTGTTTTCTGAAAACACAAGCCTTAGCGAAACACCATTTTCCGTCTAATCTTACTACAAATGCAAGAAGAAATAAAATAATGCACCAAACGAGGCTTAAACTTCCAAAAGAACATTCTATTGAATTAGTAAAAGCTAAACAAATATCAGATTACCTGTTGAAGTCCAATTATATTGTCGCCTTCCATGACTTTGTCCCAACCAAATCTCTCGGAAATAGCATTTAGCAGATGAGCAATTTGTTCATACGTCATAGGACGCAATGTTTTAAGATCAAAACCGAATTTTTCATGTTCAGTTCCTATTCTGTCAAATCAATACAGTAAGACCAATCAttgattaaaaatatattaattaacATGCATATATATATGGAAGTTGAACCTCCAGTTTTCCTTAGGCTTGCAGCCAGAAGCAAGGTATCCCACAAGATCTTCTTTTGTAAGTGGTTCTGTAGCAACAACCGCGTCCTCTGTGGGGGGGCTTGCAGCAACAATTACTTTATTGCCCCTTTTGACTTTCTCACCAATGGCATCTACATGCATATTTTGGGAAGATTTTGAGGAATTCCGTGGAAACGCAACGGTTGAGGTCCTGTGTCTAAATGCATTTGTGTTGTTTGCCCCACTAAAAAGTGAAGTATATCCAGATTTAGACTGTAAAATCTCAGTACGAATGCCATGTGATGGACTCGTCTGAGACATTAATACCATTTCTTTTTATCCCTGCAACACATACATAAATCAATGTTAACGACATGATAAATGTGACATGATAATTTAGACTGTTAGTAACAGTAACTATTCTTTGTATTTTAATTCCCGTACTAATTATAACCGACAAACCGTTATTAATATCTTGATTGCATTCTATCTCAACCGATAACCAGTCAGCTATTCAACTTACAAACTCAACACTAATCACATTAAAGTTCAATAAAATGCAGCAAAGTATGTAAACCTGACCTAAAACCAAAGTAATGAAATATACAAATAAAACAGTATTGCTGTAACTGCAGAACTTACAATAAACCTGTAGCAATTCTATGCATGCATGCTTGAAATAAATACAGGATTCGGAATTACAAGTTCATAAAATCGAATTAAAGCAGACATTTTTCGTTGGGTAATTCTGAAATCAATTTGAGTTGATAGTCAGTCAATTAGTAATCAACACTTTAGTCTAGAAGAAGCAACACAATTAGCTTTGTAATCTTAACCTGTTCAAAAGTAAATTCAACTGCTTCACCCCTGTCGGTGGcattcattaaaaaaaaaaacacacacacacacaaattgACACTTACGATACATATAATTAAAAAATTGAAGACAAAAAATATCGAAACTTGAAAATTCACAGCTCAACAAAGAATTGTATTGAAACAGAGACAGACAAGTAGTCGGAGCTTACGGTGGCGGAAGGCAGCAACCAACCGGCGAGTGTTGTGACAGTGGACAGTAAGATAAGTTAGGGTTCTTTAATCTCTTTCCCAAAAGGCAAAAGGGTTTTACTTACTTTAACCCAGACCCACCCACCCACCCGGGAACAAAGATTTACACCAGTGGCGTACTTGTTACCACGTGGTTCAATGAATTATGAACCTGGCTACAAAAGTGTGTGTTATTCTACTTTtactaaaaaatatatttattaatcaAGTGTGCAGAAAAAGGGTACATCAACCACGAATTGTTATGATTATAAAGTTAAACTGGAATAATCCTGCAATATTAAAGCACTAAAATGGTCCCATTGTCAAGCTGCTGATTTGGAGAATATATGAAGAgtgggtaaggatagtgtaaaaagagactaaagtgtgagaagtgtgagaagtatattataacactatatataatactatataataccatataaacaccgtataacaatatgtaacaccatataataccatataatgccatgtaacactatatatccttatataacaaatataacactatacatctatcatagacatgctatcagacaacctatagtgttatatttgttatataatgatatatagtgttacatagtgttatatggtattatatggtgttacatattgttatacggtgtttatatggtgttatatagtattatatatagtgttataatacacttctcacacttctcacactttgagcactttttacaggatcctctacctatgaagagtaataataataaataaattaatattttttttttgaaaggtaaacttTATAAAAAACGGCCGGCCTGACTCAAGAAAGCATGACCGCACCACCCAAAATTACATCATGTACATAGGGAAATTACACCATTCTACCCAATCTAAATCTTTAAACTTGGatctatttttaaaccaaaagaaacTATACGATTTTGTCAAGCCAACAATTTCAAGCCAATCCCCTTTACCGTTTTTCAAAAATCTTCTCATTCCTTGCCTTCCAAATGAACCAACAAGCCGTAATGATGATACCCCGGACAATCTCCTTAGCGAGAGCTCCATGCCCCAAATTCGAATAAACTTCCATTAGATCTTTAAAGCCGAACGCAAATATAGGAGAGGAATTGATCCACGTACTAATACTGCTCCACACTCTCATGGCAACAATGCAACCCGTGAAAATATGATCAACAGTTTCCTGCTCCTCCTAACAAAACACGCACTCATCCGACCCGGAGATGATATTTCTTCGAACCAAAGCCTGTTTGGTTGGAATACGATCAAGACCCGCTCTCCACGCAAAAATTTTGCACTTAAACGGCAGCCAATTACAACCTTTAACCAAACACACCGGAGCCGGAGCCGGCTGAGCCGAGAACACCTCCTTGAAGGACTTTAAAGAAAACAGCCCCGAGGTGTCCGCGTCCTACTTCCATTTATCTTTAGACAACGATAACTCCACCTCCGAGAGCAAAGAAGCACTCTCAAATAATTCAGTGACCTCCGAATCCGAAGACGGAGTTCTAGACCAATTCCACGTCACCGAACCTCCTCCACTCCCAAGCTGTATCCGTTGGTTGACCACACATTCTTTTTGTTTCTCAATTGCAAAAAGACTCGGCCACTTATACATAAGAGGGGTGTCTCCGAACCATCGGTCAATCCAGAATCTAATATAACCCCCATTTCCTACCACCCCAGTGATAAAATTAGAGAACCTTTTACCATTTATCAACAATTTAGCTTCCATCCTAACTATATTGAGCCACACCCCCGTCAAACCTTGCTTAGAAGGAAGGCAAGACCATCTTCTTCTAGACCCGTGAATCGCCAAAACAACCCTCCTCCACAGACTGTTATCCTCAATCTTATACCGCCACACCCACTTAGCGAGAAGGGCCTCATTTACAATTTTCAACCTACTAATGCCGAGACCACCACATTTTTTAGACTTAGAAACCACCTCCCAAGCCACCCAATGAGTTTTTTTGGTACCTTCCGAACCTCCCCAAAGAAAACTTCTCATCATCGATTCCAATTTCTCCAAGACTTTAGAAGGTGCTTTAAAAATAGAAAGAAAGTATATAGGAAGACTCTCCAAAACCGATTTCACCAAGACAACCCTCCCCCCAATTGAAAGAGTGTGGGCTTTCCAAGAAGCGAGTCGACTTTTAAACAAAGTCACAATAGGATCCCAGTTGGAAATCCTATTCATATTAGCACCAAGAGGGATTCCCAGATAAGAAAAGGGGACGTTACCTTTAATACAACCCAACAACTCCGCCATGCGAGTGATTTCTTCACCTTCCACCCCCACCCCCATAAGGCTTGACTTATGAATATTGATTTTGAGCCCCGAACAAGCGTAAAAAATTCTTACAATTCTAGCCACCACTAAAATGTTTTCTTCCTCCCATTCTTCGATAATTAAAGCATCATCAGCGTAAAGTAGATGAGAAATAGTCGGTCCTTCGTTGGGGAGACTGACTCCCTTGAAACTCCCCGCCTCACAAGCCCTAGAAATCATTCGAGAAAGTGCTTCCATCACAATTAAGAAGAGAAAAGGAGATAACGGGTCGCCTTGCCTCAAACCTTTTTGGCACTGGAACTCGAAAGTAGGAGAtccatgtgacaactcgaaatttagaacctttcgttgtgtcttgatgtaacatgcttgaacgttatgtgattagttgacatgATTGGTGTAATGATATATGTGAACATCTTATGTGAActatatgttatgtttatgtgtatgcgtgtatgtatatgaaccgagacaacaaggacccgactcgagaccatgtggtctcgagtgaacagtaaccggttgggccatttgggccgtaaagcCCTTTAGCCGACTTGTAAACCCCTTTAGGGTGCACCAtgtggaactagtatatataccACACTCATGGCCACATTTACCATTTCCTTtgacaacacacacactctcctacttcctctctcactaaaaccctagaagcACAAACCTTCACTCTTTCAttttcggatccaatcggttggcactaggatcttcggttcaagcttggaatcgatatttggagttcacctttcctatcccctaaccggttagtgattcttgttgtgttttgtgtttggGTTGATGATTATGATAGTGGGTTTGCTTGCTAAGTTGTTTACACATGAGATGATTGTTTACCTATGCTAAAGATGTTGCTTGATAGAAAATAGCTACTTGTTGACAAATGATGATATTATATGTATGATGATGATAAATTGGTTAACATGTCTTGGTTTCGGTTATATTGCATGATGAGTTGATGATATCTTGTGTTTAAATGAAGTTTAAACCATTAGTTGttaatgttcatgaaatcggactaaCACATGGAAGATAAAACTCATTTAAGCATGATGTTACATGGTTTGAATGTGCTAGATGTAGGAACCGATGATGTTGTCAACTTGAGCTCATGCTAGTataaactttattgatgaagaactagttaaatgtatgaagaacaacatgaatacgacttgaatatatgaagaacttgttgaatatgatatgaatgtgctttgaatatttgaaatctgatttgtttgatccattttgggtaattgttagacaacaaaacatgtttagtggatagtacatactGCTGCatgaatttcattggatagtacaaactgcgtaggatcagcaggtgctggggagtcgagacccctggtttcgactcgagaccatagcatgacaagccgagaccgcatgattgcgacacaggttgcgggtcgagaacccctagtctcgactcgagaccacacatgatcaacacaaacagcatgacccgagaccatgcttgcgagtccggttgcgactcaagaccaacacatgcatgacccgagacctcctcagattgcgactcgagaccctgtcagctacactcgagaccgcacagtctcgagtagagaccgcacagtctcgactcgagaccacgcttatTGGGCTTGCATAATtacgggcctaagttagtgggccggacttatggactCCTTGTGCTACTGTTTAATGCGTGAATGTTACTGTGGAACTTGTTGTGAACTATTGATGAACTGCCATGCTAAGaacttgtatgccatgattgttacttgtacgtgcactacttgggttgaacctgacttgaatggtatctatgttaggacatagttgaccacttacaactcgattgactttctgtgttactgccgagcaaaccaaggtgagttcacaccctctacaaagcatgggattccctgggttgggaatggggttcaggaacgtggattcctcgtcctccttgggtaggacaacagtggttcaggaatgtgattcctcgtccttacggacggataactcgtactagaccaaaactctatcacgaagtccctcctttttatatcgacttaatcgccgggccaatggcgagcgggtcattagttagatagcgctatttaggtctgacaaacctcacaccgtgccgcagaggacgggcgtgaactaatggatctggggcacgtcaatgatgatagacattgacagtttcagggcacataaacatgactacagtcagcagtcgatatggtaacggatctagtgtatacatggggtagcccccacggccgaaatgccagataactaacacggggtagcccccacggctggaatgccagagtaaccgggaataaacaagtcacgtttttaactatggggtaacccccacggcaggatgccagataaaggaaactgttttcgaaacaacttaaaacgaacacccaactgtgaactcactcaactagttgttgactcgttactacatgctttgcaggaccataggtactcagctggagcttgcatggaggagagtcgttgtgggacatggattgctgcgtgccatgttaaacttgaaaacgaTTGAaattatgttttaactttaagacttatgcttccgcttacaacttaaactttgttttgtttgaacccaatcgtattggttagacttttataactatttatatgcttgttcagtatgattggtggctggatcctggtcagtcacgcctccaagcggtattactccgcaggtgggattttgggggtgtgacagattggtatcagagccattggttatagtgaacttggttttaataaaggagaaacgtttttgttaaaaccagactataaccggtatagtgctcaacggtccacaacgacgcttcactccacatgcaaggctcgacatcc encodes:
- the LOC110926229 gene encoding glutamate--cysteine ligase, chloroplastic, translated to MVLMSQTSPSHGIRTEILQSKSGYTSLFSGANNTNAFRHRTSTVAFPRNSSKSSQNMHVDAIGEKVKRGNKVIVAASPPTEDAVVATEPLTKEDLVGYLASGCKPKENWRIGTEHEKFGFDLKTLRPMTYEQIAHLLNAISERFGWDKVMEGDNIIGLQQGKQSISLEPGGQFELSGAPLETLHQTCAEVNSHLYQVKAVAEEMGIGFIGIGFQPKWERKDIPVMPKGRYEIMRNYMPKVGSLGLDMMFRTCTVQVNLDFSSEADMIRKFRAGLALQPIATALFANSPFTEGKPNGYLSMRSQIWTDTDNNRSGMLPFVFDDSFGFEQYVEYALDVPMYFVYRKKKYIDCAGLSFRDFLAGKLPSIPGEYPTLNDWENHLTTIFPEVRLKRYLEMRGADGGPWRRLCALPAFWVGILYDDISLQNVLDMTADWTQGERQMLRNKVPVTGLKTPFRDGLLKHVAEEVLQLAKDGLERRGYKETGFLNEVAEVVRTGLTPAEKLLELYHGKWGQNVDPVFEELLY